One Rissa tridactyla isolate bRisTri1 chromosome 1, bRisTri1.patW.cur.20221130, whole genome shotgun sequence DNA segment encodes these proteins:
- the FZD4 gene encoding frizzled-4: MCQNLGYNVTKMPNLVGHELQADAELQLTTFTPLIQYGCSSQLQFFLCSVYVPMCTEKINIPIGPCGGMCLSVKRRCEPVLKEFGFAWPDSLNCSKFPPQNDHNHMCMEGPGDEEVPLHSKTSLQPGEECHSMGSNSEQYIWVKRSLNCVLKCGYDAGLYSRSAKEFTDIWMAVWASLCFISTAFTVLTFLIDSSRFSYPERPIIFLSMCYNIYSIAYIVRLTVGRERISCDFEEAAEPVLIQEGLKNTGCAIIFLLMYFFGMASSIWWVILTLTWFLAAGLKWGHEAIEMHSSYFHIAAWAIPAVKTIVILIMRLVDADELTGLCYVGNQNLDALTGFVVAPLFTYLVIGTLFIAAGLVALFKIRSNLQKDGTKTDKLERLMVKIGVFSVLYTVPATCVIACYFYEISNWAIFRYSADDSNMAVEMLKIFMSLLVGITSGMWIWSAKTLHTWQKCSNRLVNSGKVKREKRADGWVKPGKGNETVV, encoded by the coding sequence TTCTTCCTTTGTTCGGTCTATGTCCCAATGTGCACGGAGAAGATTAACATCCCCATAGGTCCCTGCGGTGGCATGTGCCTCTCCGTCAAAAGAAGATGCGAACCCGTTCTGAAAGAATTCGGGTTTGCCTGGCCGGACAGCCTAAACTGCAGCAAATTCCCACCCCAGAATGATCACAACCACATGTGCATGGAGGGCCCGGGAGACGAAGAGGTTCCCCTTCATAGCAAGACCTCcttgcagcctggagaagagtgCCACAGCATGGGATCTAACTCGGAGCAGTACATCTGGGTGAAGAGAAGCTTGAACTGTGTCCTGAAGTGTGGCTACGACGCTGGTCTCTACAGCAGGTCGGCTAAGGAATTCACGGATATCTGGATGGCCGTGTGGGCCAGTCTGTGCTTCATCTCAACTGCCTTCACAGTCCTGACCTTCCTGATTGATTCATCCAGATTTTCCTACCCGGAGCGCCCAATCATATTTTTGAGCATGTGCTACAATATTTATAGCATTGCTTATATTGTGAGGCTAACTGTGGGCCGGGAAAGGATATCCTGTGATTTTGAAGAGGCAGCAGAACCTGTTCTTATCCAAGAAGGTCTTAAGAACACAGGATGTGCTATAATTTTCTTGCTGATGTATTTTTTCGGGATGGCTAGCTCCATCTGGTGGGTTATTCTCACATTGACGTGGTTTCTGGCTGCAGGACTCAAGTGGGGCCATGAAGCTATAGAAATGCACAGCTCTTATTTCCACATTGCAGCCTGGGCTATCCCCGCCGTGAAGACCATCGTCATTTTGATTATGAGACTCGTAGATGCAGACGAGCTCACCGGTCTGTGCTACGTTGGGAACCAGAACCTAGACGCTCTGACGGGCTTTGTCGTCGCTCCGCTTTTTACCTACCTGGTCATTGGGACTTTATTCATTGCAGCGGGACTGGTGGCCTTATTTAAAATTAGGTCTAATCTTCAGAAAGATGGAACTAAAACTGACAAGCTGGAAAGGCTGATGGTCAAAATCGGTGTCTTTTCAGTGCTGTACACCGTCCCAGCAACCTGTGTCATCGCCTGTTATTTCTACGAAATCTCCAACTGGGCCATTTTCCGCTATTCAGCAGATGATTCCAATATGGCAGTGGAGATGCTCAAAATCTTCATGTCCCTCCTGGTGGGTATTACATCGGGTATGTGGATCTGGTCAGCCAAAACTCTGCACACGTGGCAGAAGTGCTCAAACAGACTGGTGAACTCAGGGAAAGTGAAACGGGAGAAGAGAGCAGATGGTTGGGTGAAACCTGGGAAGGGGAACGAGACCGTGGTATGA